From a single Dendropsophus ebraccatus isolate aDenEbr1 chromosome 8, aDenEbr1.pat, whole genome shotgun sequence genomic region:
- the PDLIM1 gene encoding PDZ and LIM domain protein 1 isoform X6, giving the protein MTYQPLKSPTGSISPVSPSALFKAPLASVYNPLQSRTSPGSLQRRHSTSSIPNQVRVVPEQLKQAAQICPNSPVEVDVPGLKVTHIQFNSPLQLYSQENIMDTLQGQISSINPTYSSAEPPAAQPTSVRPIDKDSEVYKMLQENQESNEPPRQSASFLVLQEILETDEKDFEGTELVFTDPRGEHFIDPGEKPSGFRSVRPPTTKVAASVGSGQKLPICDHCGNGIVGIFVKIRDKPRHPECYVCTDCGMNLKQKGHFFVEDKMYCEKHARERMTPPEGYEVVTVFPK; this is encoded by the exons ATGACTTACCAGCCACTAAAATCACCAACAGGCTCCATCAG TCCTGTTTCTCCTTCTGCCCTGTTTAAAGCTCCCCTGGCTTCTGTCTACAACCCTCTTCAGTCCCGTACCTCCCCTGGCTCGTTGCAGAGGAGGCACAGCACCTCCTCTATCCCAAATCAAGTGCGAGTGGTACCAGAACAGTTAAAACAAGCTGCACAGATTTGTCCTAACAGTCCGGTGGAGGTGGATGTTCCTGGACTCAAAGTCACCCACATCCAGTTTAACTCCCCATTACAGCTCTATTCCCAGGAAAACATTATGGATACATTGCAGGGGCAGATCTCTTCCATTAACCCAACTTACTCCAG TGCTGAGCCACCTGCCGCTCAGCCCACAAGTGTTCGGCCCATTGATAAAGATTCTGAAGTTTACAAGATGTTGCAAGAGAATCAAGAGTCCAACGAACCACCAAGACAATCGGCTTCTTTCTTAGTTTTGCAAGAAATTTTAGAGACTGATGAAAAAG attTTGAGGGCACAGAACTTGTATTTACAGATCCTAGAGGTGAACATTTCATAGATCCAG gggagaagccatcaGGGTTCCGTAGTGTAAGACCTCCGACTACTAAAGTGGCTGCCTCAGTTGGCAGTGGACAGAAACTGCCAATATGTGATCACTGTGGAAATGGGATTGT GGGAATCTTTGTGAAGATCCGGGACAAGCCTCGCCACCCTGAATGCTACGTGTGCACTGACTGTGGAATGAATCTCAAACAGAAGGGGCACTTTTTTGTGGAGGATAAGATGTACTGTGAAAAGCATGCCCGGGAACGTATGACGCCACCTGAAGGATACGAAGTGGTTACAGTATTCCCAAAATAA